One window of the Methanomassiliicoccaceae archaeon DOK genome contains the following:
- a CDS encoding DEAD/DEAH box helicase codes for MRIDELDVPDRVADALQRAGFRELHPPQAEAIPITLEGRNLVAAIPTASGKSLIGYVAALKTLVEHQGHVLYIVPLKALASEKRDDFLQFADLGINVHMSTGDLDSEDRGIDKADIIIATSEKADSMIRHGSRWMDEVKLVIADEIHMIHDPGRGPTLEVALTKMMRRRSDLQVIALSATISNADDLADWLHASLVRSDWRPVPLMEGAYLPGRIVFGDRTEKAVPPREDAVSSLVLQAIEEGGQCLVFVNSRRSTEAEAVRLAGHLGPKVGRDLPRSEEALLEGDSESTATGRKLASCVRSGTAFHNAGLTYRQRKYVEDSFRAGTIKCIVATPTLAAGINLPARRVVVRDTYRYENGANVPISVMEVKQMCGRAGRPGYDPYGEAVLVAKNDRDFEHLMTDYVDHDTERLTSKLFQEKVLRSHILGIIATGDAESDEEIVDFMKDTFFGATSSLFGIESIVGDVVDFLAGEKMVRRQGDSVVILPFGKRVSDLYIDPVTASILRDAVLKIDDSTETMPILIAAAMTPDVVGMYPKKCDEQRLDAEAEMWEDKLLVDPDDIEDYDYEYFRSDLKTAVLISDWMDEVPEEAMTDRMGIGPGDIRAKVDRMDWIIYAMGEIAYIFNPDAIRKIRPLATRIRYGVKEELSELVSLRGVGRSRARVLFNAGYTSKDSIAATDESVLAAMPKIGPALASSMKDQVGSTATVDDSAYGMSPSEEEDAMMDEMAAAYGYVPDNGPAEQKDDGTEPAEPKPRRRSDKKEETGPRQASLFDF; via the coding sequence ATGAGGATCGACGAGCTGGACGTCCCCGACAGGGTCGCGGACGCCCTCCAGAGGGCAGGCTTCAGGGAGCTCCATCCGCCACAGGCGGAGGCGATACCCATAACGCTCGAGGGGAGGAACCTCGTGGCGGCCATCCCGACAGCAAGCGGCAAGTCCCTGATAGGGTACGTCGCCGCCCTGAAGACGCTCGTCGAGCACCAGGGCCACGTCCTCTACATCGTTCCGCTGAAGGCCCTCGCCTCGGAGAAGAGGGACGACTTCCTGCAGTTCGCAGACCTCGGCATCAACGTCCACATGAGCACCGGCGACCTGGACTCCGAGGACAGGGGCATCGACAAGGCAGACATCATCATCGCCACCTCCGAGAAGGCGGACTCCATGATCCGCCACGGGAGCAGATGGATGGACGAGGTCAAACTCGTCATAGCGGACGAAATCCACATGATACACGACCCCGGCAGGGGACCCACGCTCGAGGTGGCGCTGACGAAGATGATGCGCCGCAGGAGCGACCTTCAGGTCATCGCCCTGTCCGCCACGATATCGAACGCGGACGACCTGGCGGACTGGCTCCACGCCTCCCTGGTCAGGAGCGACTGGAGGCCCGTGCCGCTGATGGAGGGCGCCTACCTGCCCGGCAGGATAGTCTTCGGGGACCGCACCGAGAAGGCCGTCCCCCCGAGGGAGGACGCCGTGTCCTCCCTGGTCCTCCAGGCGATAGAGGAGGGCGGCCAGTGCCTCGTGTTCGTCAACTCGAGGAGGTCCACGGAGGCCGAGGCGGTCAGGCTCGCCGGGCATCTGGGACCCAAGGTCGGCAGGGATCTGCCGAGGTCCGAGGAGGCCCTCCTGGAGGGAGACTCGGAGTCCACGGCCACGGGCCGCAAGCTCGCATCCTGCGTCAGGTCCGGCACCGCGTTCCACAACGCCGGACTGACATACAGGCAGAGGAAGTACGTCGAGGACTCGTTCAGGGCCGGGACGATCAAGTGCATAGTGGCGACGCCCACGCTGGCCGCCGGGATCAACCTGCCCGCCAGGAGGGTGGTCGTCAGGGACACATACCGCTACGAGAACGGCGCGAACGTGCCCATCTCCGTCATGGAGGTGAAGCAGATGTGCGGCCGCGCAGGCAGGCCCGGGTACGACCCCTACGGGGAGGCGGTCCTCGTGGCGAAGAACGACCGCGACTTCGAGCACCTCATGACCGACTACGTCGACCACGACACGGAGCGCCTCACATCGAAGCTGTTCCAGGAGAAGGTCCTGAGGAGCCACATCCTGGGGATAATCGCCACCGGTGACGCCGAGTCCGACGAGGAGATCGTCGACTTCATGAAGGACACGTTCTTCGGCGCCACCTCCAGCCTGTTCGGCATCGAGAGCATCGTCGGCGACGTCGTGGACTTCCTGGCGGGCGAGAAGATGGTCCGCAGGCAGGGGGACTCGGTCGTAATCCTCCCGTTCGGCAAGAGGGTCTCCGACCTCTACATAGACCCAGTCACGGCGTCGATACTGAGGGACGCCGTCCTGAAGATAGACGACTCCACCGAGACGATGCCCATCCTCATCGCCGCGGCCATGACTCCCGACGTCGTCGGGATGTATCCGAAGAAGTGCGACGAGCAGCGCCTCGACGCTGAGGCGGAGATGTGGGAGGACAAGCTCCTCGTGGACCCGGACGACATAGAGGACTACGACTACGAGTACTTCAGGAGCGACCTGAAGACCGCCGTCCTGATCTCGGACTGGATGGACGAGGTGCCGGAGGAGGCGATGACGGACCGCATGGGCATCGGGCCCGGCGACATCCGCGCCAAGGTCGACAGGATGGACTGGATCATCTACGCCATGGGCGAGATCGCCTACATATTCAACCCGGACGCCATCAGGAAGATCAGACCGCTGGCCACCAGGATAAGGTACGGCGTGAAGGAGGAGCTGTCGGAGCTCGTGTCCCTGAGGGGCGTCGGAAGGAGCAGGGCAAGGGTCCTGTTCAACGCGGGCTACACCTCGAAGGACTCCATCGCCGCGACCGACGAGTCGGTGCTCGCCGCGATGCCCAAGATCGGACCGGCCCTCGCCAGCAGCATGAAGGACCAGGTCGGGTCCACGGCAACTGTGGACGACTCCGCGTACGGCATGTCGCCCTCCGAGGAGGAGGACGCGATGATGGACGAGATGGCCGCGGCCTACGGGTACGTGCCGGACAACGGTCCTGCAGAACAGAAGGATGATGGGACCGAACCCGCGGAGCCGAAACCCCGCAGGCGGTCCGATAAGAAGGAGGAGACCGGCCCTCGTCAGGCCAGCCTCTTCGATTTCTGA
- a CDS encoding nicotinamide-nucleotide adenylyltransferase, whose translation MTRNDYSGYSLVIGRFQPLHNGHMEVLRKCAEESEHLIVGIGSAQSSHDPENPFTAGERYMMISESLKAEGITEFSIVPVEDLNRYSVWVAHVVSMVPPFKRVYTNNPMTRRLFEEAGYEVRRSPMYNRAVYSGTEVRRRIAAGEEWRPLVPEAVADVIDAIDGVGRIKDITGVSVGAPL comes from the coding sequence ATGACCCGGAACGACTACTCCGGATACTCCCTCGTCATCGGGAGGTTCCAGCCCCTGCACAACGGACACATGGAGGTCCTCCGTAAATGCGCGGAAGAGTCGGAGCATCTCATCGTGGGCATCGGAAGCGCCCAGAGCTCCCATGATCCGGAGAACCCGTTCACCGCCGGGGAGCGCTACATGATGATCTCGGAGTCGCTGAAGGCTGAGGGCATCACCGAGTTCAGCATCGTTCCTGTGGAGGACCTCAACAGGTACTCCGTGTGGGTCGCCCACGTCGTCTCCATGGTGCCCCCCTTCAAGAGGGTGTACACCAACAACCCCATGACCCGCCGCCTCTTCGAGGAGGCCGGATACGAGGTGAGGAGGTCGCCGATGTACAACAGGGCCGTCTACTCCGGTACGGAGGTCCGCAGGAGGATCGCCGCCGGCGAGGAGTGGAGGCCGCTGGTCCCGGAGGCGGTGGCGGACGTCATAGACGCCATCGACGGTGTAGGGAGGATCAAGGACATCACGGGGGTGTCTGTCGGTGCACCCCTATGA
- a CDS encoding nicotinamide-nucleotide amidohydrolase family protein, giving the protein MCCAESCTGGLIGAAMTDMAGSSEYFLGSAVTYSNEAKMKLLGVREQTLADHGAVSEETASEMALGAAALFGADYSVAVTGIAGPGGETPTKPVGLVYIAVSDGSRVVVTKNNFEGGRQQVRDSTVMEACGLLKDFIEGIL; this is encoded by the coding sequence ATGTGCTGCGCCGAGTCCTGCACCGGAGGCCTCATCGGTGCCGCGATGACCGACATGGCAGGCTCCTCGGAGTACTTCCTGGGGAGCGCGGTGACCTACAGCAACGAGGCCAAGATGAAGCTCCTCGGTGTGAGGGAGCAGACGCTCGCAGACCACGGGGCCGTGAGCGAGGAGACCGCGAGTGAGATGGCCCTGGGCGCCGCCGCGCTGTTCGGCGCGGACTACTCCGTCGCCGTCACGGGCATCGCCGGGCCCGGGGGAGAGACCCCCACGAAGCCAGTCGGCCTTGTGTACATCGCCGTGTCGGACGGCTCCCGCGTGGTCGTGACCAAGAACAACTTCGAGGGCGGTCGCCAGCAGGTGCGCGACAGCACGGTCATGGAGGCCTGCGGCCTTCTGAAGGATTTCATCGAGGGGATACTCTGA
- a CDS encoding adenylyltransferase, which yields MEAKVGIAGCGGLGVNVITALAEAGVCRYILCDHDTPDVTNLNRQFIYTAGDPRPKSVISAEWILALNPAADVEAVSEPVTLENGDMFAGCDVIVDCLDSFEARMALDDHSQRMGIPLVHAGVSGLHGQLYVSVPGRTPGLRDVLGTARDPEGPVPSVGAAVMTVAGMEALEAIRLISGQASPCEGVLTTIDLESMRIDRQRISSESGDM from the coding sequence ATGGAGGCCAAGGTCGGCATCGCCGGGTGCGGGGGTCTGGGCGTGAACGTCATCACGGCGCTGGCCGAGGCCGGCGTCTGCAGGTACATCCTCTGCGACCACGACACCCCCGACGTCACCAACCTCAACCGCCAGTTCATCTACACTGCGGGAGACCCCCGTCCGAAATCGGTGATCTCCGCCGAGTGGATCCTCGCACTGAACCCCGCCGCCGACGTGGAGGCGGTCAGCGAGCCCGTGACTCTGGAGAACGGGGACATGTTCGCCGGATGCGACGTCATAGTGGACTGCCTGGACTCGTTCGAGGCCAGGATGGCTCTGGACGACCACTCGCAGAGGATGGGGATCCCCCTCGTCCACGCGGGTGTGTCCGGTCTCCACGGTCAGCTGTACGTCTCTGTGCCGGGGAGGACCCCCGGACTGAGGGACGTCCTCGGAACCGCTAGGGACCCGGAGGGCCCGGTCCCCTCCGTGGGTGCCGCCGTCATGACCGTGGCGGGCATGGAGGCCCTGGAGGCGATCAGGCTCATCTCCGGACAGGCGTCCCCCTGCGAAGGGGTCCTGACGACAATAGATCTGGAGTCCATGCGCATCGACAGGCAGAGGATCTCATCCGAATCCGGCGACATGTGA
- the purC gene encoding phosphoribosylaminoimidazolesuccinocarboxamide synthase, translated as MKHLMTGKVKEVYEVDDDTLEFAYTDNISVFDKIIPSKIPHKGETLCRTAKYWFGKLNEAGINNHYISEPSKDRMRVKRVQVIRDYSKIDGTTTNYLIPLEVICRYYAAGSLLDRLKSGKVKPEDLGFPAGHEVKRGEKLPRPFVECTTKLEEHDENLTEAEAKEMAGLSDAEYQEIVDTVLRIDQIIAEEAGKRGLIHCDGKKEFGYDKERKLMVVDTFGTLDEDRWWDAEEYAKGNIVELSKEFVRQYYRETGYHDELYAARDAGKPEPDIPALPQDIIDRVSKLYVDMYERITGEKF; from the coding sequence ATGAAGCACCTGATGACCGGGAAGGTCAAAGAGGTATACGAGGTGGACGACGACACCCTCGAGTTCGCGTACACCGACAACATCTCAGTTTTCGACAAGATCATACCCTCCAAGATCCCCCACAAGGGGGAGACCCTGTGCAGGACGGCCAAGTACTGGTTCGGAAAGCTCAACGAGGCAGGAATCAACAACCACTACATCAGCGAGCCCTCCAAGGACAGGATGAGGGTCAAGAGGGTGCAGGTCATCCGCGACTACAGCAAGATCGACGGCACCACCACCAACTACCTGATCCCCCTGGAGGTCATCTGCAGGTACTACGCCGCCGGATCCCTGCTGGACAGGCTCAAGTCCGGCAAGGTGAAGCCCGAGGACCTGGGATTCCCCGCGGGACACGAGGTCAAGAGAGGGGAGAAGCTCCCCAGACCCTTCGTCGAGTGCACCACCAAGCTGGAGGAGCACGACGAGAACCTGACCGAGGCCGAGGCCAAGGAGATGGCCGGGCTCTCCGACGCCGAGTACCAGGAGATCGTGGACACTGTTCTCAGGATCGACCAGATCATCGCGGAGGAGGCCGGCAAGCGCGGGCTCATCCACTGCGACGGAAAGAAGGAGTTCGGATACGACAAGGAGAGGAAGCTCATGGTCGTCGACACCTTCGGAACTCTGGACGAGGACCGCTGGTGGGACGCCGAGGAGTACGCCAAGGGCAACATCGTCGAGCTCTCCAAGGAGTTCGTCCGCCAGTACTACCGCGAGACCGGATACCACGACGAGCTCTACGCCGCCAGGGACGCCGGCAAGCCCGAGCCCGACATACCCGCTCTCCCCCAGGACATCATCGACCGCGTGAGCAAGCTCTACGTAGACATGTACGAGCGCATCACCGGCGAGAAGTTCTGA
- a CDS encoding flavin oxidoreductase: protein MKDLGVKPCMFPMPVGMIATYNDDGTVDVMNMAWGGVCGDNLVALNLDEGHRTSDNIKKRMAFTLAIPDVKHVKEADYFGIVSGNDVKDKFERTGLTAVKSGRVDAPIVKEFPVTLECKVAEIQHGIEGFRVVGEIVNVVADEGVLDADGEVDPVKVDPIMYDPFQRGYYALGRKVGQAWDSGNDL from the coding sequence ATGAAGGATCTCGGAGTCAAACCGTGCATGTTCCCGATGCCCGTCGGGATGATTGCGACCTACAACGACGACGGAACCGTCGATGTCATGAACATGGCTTGGGGCGGCGTCTGCGGGGACAACCTCGTAGCCCTCAACCTGGACGAGGGGCACAGGACCTCGGACAACATCAAGAAGCGCATGGCGTTCACGCTCGCCATACCGGACGTGAAGCACGTCAAGGAGGCCGACTACTTCGGCATAGTCTCCGGAAACGACGTCAAGGACAAGTTCGAGCGCACGGGGCTCACCGCCGTGAAGAGCGGGAGGGTCGATGCGCCCATCGTGAAGGAGTTCCCGGTGACCCTGGAGTGCAAGGTCGCAGAGATCCAGCACGGGATCGAAGGGTTCCGTGTGGTAGGGGAGATAGTCAACGTGGTCGCTGACGAAGGCGTCCTGGACGCTGACGGGGAGGTCGACCCTGTGAAGGTCGATCCGATAATGTACGACCCGTTCCAGAGGGGGTACTACGCCCTCGGCAGGAAGGTCGGACAGGCCTGGGACTCGGGCAACGACCTCTGA
- a CDS encoding DUF4143 domain-containing protein has product MPLTPDGYRPRIVDDMLVRKLRVFGAVSVEGPKWCGKTWTAENHAESEIKIAENRGPLTNRDYVLADVRRALTGDPPHLIDEWQVVPQIWDSVRSNLDSHPGHGRYILTGSSVPKRETYIHSGTGRIARLKMRTMTLFETGDSDGSVSLRELMQGNLVTSEKRDVELEQLVDLVVRGGWPTTLTVDPEDYGLVPKEYIESAIEDACRLDGRQRDREKMRMLLRSLSRNESTVVSNETVKDDMKSYDDEKISNDTFYDYSDCLDRIHLLEDTPSFKPNFRSSVRVGKKPKRHLTDVSLAVAALGLNREKLMGDLNTFGFMFEALCEHDLQIYAESAGGTLYHYRDDSGREVDAVVEAEDGSWGAFEIKLGAGQIDGAAEHLLKMRDVFKSRGGSPCVLCVISGLSNWAYQRPDGVFVVPITSLGP; this is encoded by the coding sequence ATGCCACTCACCCCCGATGGTTACAGACCCAGGATTGTCGACGATATGCTGGTGCGGAAGCTTCGCGTGTTCGGAGCCGTGAGCGTGGAGGGTCCGAAGTGGTGCGGGAAGACATGGACCGCGGAGAACCATGCGGAGAGTGAGATCAAAATCGCGGAAAACAGAGGTCCGTTGACGAACCGCGACTATGTGCTCGCGGATGTCCGCAGGGCTCTGACCGGGGATCCTCCTCATCTGATAGATGAGTGGCAGGTAGTCCCACAAATATGGGACTCCGTCCGTTCCAATCTGGATAGTCATCCCGGTCATGGTAGATACATTCTGACGGGTTCGTCAGTTCCTAAGCGTGAGACATACATTCACAGCGGCACTGGGCGCATCGCTAGGCTCAAGATGCGTACCATGACGCTGTTCGAGACCGGCGATTCGGACGGCAGTGTGTCGCTGCGTGAACTCATGCAGGGGAATCTCGTTACGTCCGAGAAGAGGGATGTCGAACTGGAGCAACTGGTGGACCTTGTCGTCCGCGGAGGATGGCCGACTACGTTGACGGTGGATCCCGAGGACTACGGACTCGTTCCGAAAGAGTACATAGAGTCCGCGATCGAGGATGCCTGCAGGCTCGATGGGAGACAGAGGGACAGGGAGAAGATGAGGATGCTGCTCAGATCCCTGTCCAGAAACGAAAGCACTGTCGTCAGCAATGAAACTGTGAAGGACGATATGAAGTCCTATGACGACGAGAAGATCTCCAACGACACATTCTACGATTACTCGGATTGCCTGGACCGCATCCATCTCCTGGAGGACACGCCGAGTTTCAAACCGAACTTCAGGTCAAGCGTTCGTGTAGGCAAGAAGCCCAAGAGGCATCTGACCGATGTGTCTCTCGCCGTTGCCGCACTCGGTCTGAACCGTGAGAAGCTGATGGGGGACCTGAACACGTTCGGATTCATGTTCGAGGCCCTCTGCGAACATGATCTGCAGATATACGCCGAATCCGCAGGCGGGACGCTGTACCACTATCGCGATGACTCGGGAAGAGAGGTCGACGCCGTCGTGGAGGCCGAGGACGGGAGCTGGGGCGCGTTCGAGATTAAGCTCGGCGCGGGTCAGATAGACGGCGCCGCCGAGCATCTCCTGAAGATGAGGGACGTGTTCAAGTCCAGGGGCGGCTCCCCATGCGTGCTATGCGTCATAAGCGGGCTGTCGAACTGGGCGTACCAGCGTCCCGACGGGGTCTTCGTGGTCCCGATAACCTCATTGGGTCCGTGA
- a CDS encoding NAD(P)-dependent glycerol-1-phosphate dehydrogenase, which produces MEDFTKVKLIEVPRNIVAGHDALGSIREMCENVHFGKTGTIITGTKTMDAAARDVLSYMDGYDIDVVQVGEASIENARIAEDRIREFGSGFILAVGGGSKIDLAKIASNELNIPFISIPTSAAHDGIASNRASLKSSTGSRSIGSASPIGVIADTGIIAKAPYRLLASGCADVISNLTALEDWDFARRLKNVDFSRTAYTISRYAAESIIDNCGLIRPDLEDSVWIAIKPIIMSGVSMCIAGSSRPTSGAEHMFSHMLDLTCPGKALHGEQCGVGSIMTMYLHGGDWEGIRDALKSIGAPTTAKDLGISPEDVIHAMSHAHEIRSDRFTILGDKGISEEVAETVARATGVI; this is translated from the coding sequence ATGGAGGACTTCACGAAGGTCAAGCTGATCGAGGTGCCCAGGAACATTGTCGCCGGGCACGACGCCCTCGGCAGCATCAGGGAGATGTGCGAGAACGTCCACTTCGGCAAGACCGGCACGATTATCACCGGCACCAAGACGATGGACGCCGCAGCCAGGGACGTCCTGAGCTACATGGACGGATACGACATAGACGTCGTCCAGGTCGGGGAGGCCAGCATCGAGAACGCACGCATCGCCGAAGATCGCATCAGGGAGTTCGGCTCGGGATTCATCCTCGCCGTGGGCGGCGGGAGCAAGATAGACCTGGCCAAGATCGCCTCCAACGAGCTCAACATCCCGTTCATCAGCATACCCACGTCGGCGGCGCACGACGGGATCGCCTCCAACAGGGCGTCCCTCAAGTCATCCACCGGATCCCGCTCCATCGGCTCCGCGTCCCCCATCGGGGTCATCGCGGACACCGGAATCATAGCCAAGGCACCCTACCGCCTGCTTGCGTCCGGATGCGCAGACGTCATCTCCAACCTGACGGCCCTCGAGGACTGGGACTTCGCCAGGAGGCTCAAGAACGTGGACTTCAGCAGGACCGCCTACACGATATCCAGGTACGCGGCGGAGTCCATAATCGACAACTGCGGTCTCATCAGACCCGACCTGGAGGACAGCGTCTGGATCGCCATCAAGCCCATCATCATGTCCGGGGTCTCGATGTGCATAGCGGGAAGCTCCAGGCCCACCAGCGGCGCGGAGCACATGTTCTCCCACATGCTGGACCTGACATGCCCCGGCAAGGCGCTCCATGGGGAGCAGTGCGGGGTCGGATCCATCATGACCATGTATCTGCACGGCGGGGACTGGGAGGGCATCAGGGACGCGCTGAAGAGCATCGGCGCACCGACCACCGCCAAGGACCTCGGGATCAGCCCCGAGGACGTCATCCACGCCATGTCCCACGCCCACGAGATCAGGTCGGACAGGTTCACGATCCTGGGGGACAAGGGGATCAGCGAGGAGGTCGCCGAGACGGTCGCACGCGCCACGGGCGTGATTTGA
- a CDS encoding desulfoferrodoxin, translating into MSQKYVCAKCGTAVELLYKGGCIPSCCGEPMQLMEAKTEDFVKEKHVPYIEKQDGGFLVKVGKETAHPMADDHYIVYIEICADGVQMRKYLKPGDAPEAFFKTDAAEVQAWEYCNKHGLWKSNQ; encoded by the coding sequence ATGTCACAGAAATACGTCTGCGCCAAATGCGGAACCGCCGTCGAGCTGCTCTACAAGGGAGGATGCATCCCCTCCTGCTGCGGAGAGCCCATGCAGCTGATGGAGGCCAAGACCGAGGACTTCGTGAAGGAGAAGCACGTCCCCTACATCGAGAAGCAGGACGGAGGCTTCCTCGTGAAGGTCGGCAAGGAGACCGCCCACCCCATGGCCGACGACCACTACATCGTGTACATCGAGATCTGCGCCGACGGCGTCCAGATGAGGAAGTACCTCAAGCCCGGAGACGCCCCCGAGGCGTTCTTCAAGACCGACGCCGCTGAGGTCCAGGCCTGGGAGTACTGCAACAAGCACGGACTCTGGAAGTCCAACCAGTGA